The Vicia villosa cultivar HV-30 ecotype Madison, WI linkage group LG1, Vvil1.0, whole genome shotgun sequence genome includes a region encoding these proteins:
- the LOC131596538 gene encoding uncharacterized protein LOC131596538, translating into MSRCSVASNRSKASFVHGECRCGLDAPLMTSWTDANPGRRFYGCGMYKIQGSKRCNHFVWYDEEMGARAKNMISTLNQRLNSAKVTIEEGKKVEEEMNKQIKDLKMKIKNLKILIVIILVCSVGSISIRLL; encoded by the exons ATGTCCCGTTGTTCTGTAGCAAGTAATCGCAGCAAAGCTTCCTTCGTCCATGGAGAATGCAGATGTGGTCTGGATGCACCCTTGATGACTTCGTGGACAGATGCTAACCCAGGACGCCGTTTTTATGGGTGTGGGATGTACAAG ATCCAAGGGTCCAAACGATGCAACCATTTTGTTTGGTATGATGAAGAGATGGGAGCAAGAGCAAAGAATATGATTTCTACACTAAATCAGAGACTGAATAGTGCAAAGGTGACTATTGAAGAAGGGAAGAAAGTAGAAGAAGAGATGAATAAGCAGATTAAGGATTTGAAAATGAAGATCAAGAATTTGAAGATTTTGATTGTTATTATTCTTGTGTGCAGTGTTGGTAGCATTAGTATTAGGTTGTTGTAA
- the LOC131596548 gene encoding uncharacterized protein LOC131596548, whose protein sequence is MTQSSNAGTGNHSGDIPPIPLSSKHKEDVRFCSRPVQSQTIKLRIHHMGELVDHPVKWYVNGLVSEMDWLWDTDYMSYMQFEKLIRKEGYRNIKCMWYWNPKYSFSRGLRPLNCDGDVLKLIEDLKGFALVDVYVEHTVEVLGDEDIVDHYDEDGGPNCAEDEVDSDVEVVKDDDMPKNVDASDNEMDVNEADRGDVDTEHVETEHVETEHVDVGIEDDEEDEDYVADTEVGSLSDEDLECSDDYMEQTEDLDWTSVMQFDENHDKARKSDEDDDSDVLHTPNDSGNDEEHEKFPSYKRGETSKFELGMVFSNKEMVKDAVKDYGMENNKNVVIKKNEAKRMVIKCMEGCNFHMRVSKRVGNQYWQVVSLIDEHNYARTPYNRQAKTNWLAKKFGHILRHNPDMKPAGLIAQALDRWGVKLSHDQAYRAKRRAMDMLQGAGMEQFQHLRRYAQELLKSNPNSTVVIRCADSNEGPVFERIYVCLEACKYGFAKFCRPLIGLDACFLKGDFGGQLMAAVGRDGNNKIMPIAYAVVEAETRDSWDWFIKLLLEDLEAINQRAYAFISDQQKGLIPAIQSVSAHVEQRICVKHLYGNWKKKNPGLEFKEVMWSAARATTVPSWERAMLKMKGMKETVWKEMVDVPATYWSRSHFKTYSKCDLQVNNMCEAFNRAILEYRDKPIITLLEGIKHYLTKRIAKMKELVNNYSGDICPRIQMVLEKNKRNAAHWTPTWHGDDDMAIYGVTNGIDTYVVNLKQETCACRKWDLTGIPCSHSITCIWQNKKKPEDYVSEYYRKDTFKNIYSHIIYPTNGPQLWPLDNQSTMNPPIMRRAIGRPKKMRNKANDEPRLKHVLPRKLATVTCHKCGGMGHNKRSCKGKTAADRAIPKGVNKKKIAGGQKKKTKPNEEEIGNSSQAPMATQPSQQ, encoded by the exons ATCAAATGCATGTGGTATTGGAACCCTAAGTATAGTTTTAGTCGTGGTCTGAGACCCCTTAACTGTGATGGTGATGTTCTTAAGTTAATTGAGGACTTAAAAGGATTTGCCTTGGTGGATGTTTATGTTGAGCATACAGTAGAAGTGTTAGGTGATGAAGACATAGTAGATCATTATGATGAGGATGGTGGCCCAAACTGTGCTGAGGATGAGGTTGATAGTGATGTTGAAGTTGTAAAGGATGATGATATGCCTAAGAATGTAGATGCAAGTGACAATGAAATGGATGTGAATGAAGCTGACAGAGGAGATGTGGATACTGAACATGTTGAGACTGAACATGTTGAGACTGAACATGTTGATGTTGGaatagaagatgatgaagaagatgaagactatGTGGCTGATACTGAGGTAGGTAGTTTATCTGATGAGGACTTAGAATGCAGTGATGATTATATGGAACAAACTGAGGATTTGGATTGGACATCAGTAATGCAATTTGATGAGAATCATGATAAGGCTAGAAAAAGTGATGAGGATGATGATTCTGATGTGCTGCATACACCTAATGATAGTGGTAATGATGAGGAACATGAGAAGTTTCCTTCTTATAAAAGAGGTGAGACATCAAAGTTTGAGCTTGGTATGGTCTTCAGTAacaaagaaatggtgaaggatgcTGTCAAAGATTATGGTATGGAGAACAACAAAAATGTTGTCATAAAGAAGAATGAGGCAAAGAGAATGGTGATTAAATGTATGGAAGGATGCAATTTTCACATGAGAGTTAGTAAGAGGGTGGGGAATCAGTATTGGCAAGTGGTTAGTTTAATAGATGAACATAATTATGCTAGAACTCCTTATAATAGACAAGCAAAGACTAACTGGTTGGCTAAGAAGTTTGGCCACATTTTGAGACACAACCCTGACATGAAGCCAGCAGGATTGATTGCCCAAGCTCTTGATAGATGGGGAGTAAAGTTATCACATGATCAGGCTTATAGGGCTAAAAGGAGGGCCATGGATATGTTGCAAGGGGCTGGTATGGAACAATTTCAACATTTGAGGAGGTATGCCCAAGAATTGTTGAAATCCAACCCTAACAGTACTGTTGTGATTAGGTGTGCAGACTCAAATGAAGGCCCTGTCTTTGAAAGAATCTATGTATGTCTAGAGGCATGCAAGTATGGCTTTGCAAAATTCTGTAGGCCATTAATAGGGTTGGATGCTTGTTTTTTGAAAGGTGATTTTGGAGGTCAGTTGATGGCAGCAGTTGGGAGAGATGGAAATAATAAGATTATGCCTATTGCATATGCTGTGGTGGAGGCTGAAACAAGAGATTCTTGGGATTGGTTCATCAAACTTCTATTGGAAGACTTGGAAGCTATAAACCAAAGAGCCTATGCTTTTATCTCAGACCAACAAAAG GGATTAATACCAGCAATTCAAAGTGTGAGTGCTCATGTTGAGCAACGCATATGTGTGAAGCATCTATATGGGAATTGGAAGAAGAAGAATCCTGGTCTTGAATTCAAAGAGGTTATGTGGAGTGCAGCAAGAGCTACAACTGTACCATCATGGGAAAGGGCAATGTTAAAAATGAAAGGCATGAAAGAAACTGTATGGAAGGAAATGGTGGATGTCCCTGCAACTTATTGGAGTCGGTCTCACTTCAAAACCTATTCCAAATGTGACCTCCAGGTAAACAACATGTGTGAAGCTTTTAATAGGGCTATTCTAGAATATAGGGATAAGCCAATAATCACTCTATTAGAGGGGATTAAGCATTACCTCACTAAGAGGATAGCTAAGATGAAAGAGCTAGTGAATAACTACAGTGGTGATATATGTCCTAGAATACAAATGGTGCTAGAAAAAAACAAGAGGAATGCAGCACATTGGACTCCCACATGGCATGGTGATGATGACATGGCCATATATGGTGTCACTAATGGAATTGACACATATGTTGTTAACCTCAAGCAAGAGACTTGTGCATGTAGGAAATGGGATTTAACTGGTATCCCTTGTAGCCATTCTATCACATGTATTTggcaaaacaagaaaaaacctGAAGACTATGTTTCTGAATATTACAG GAAGGACACTTTCAAGAACATCTACTCACACATCATTTACCCCACTAATGGTCCACAATTGTGGCCTTTAGATAATCAGTCCACCATGAATCCACCTATTATGAGAAGGGCCATAGGTCGTCCCAAGAAAATGAGGAACAAAGCTAATGATGAACCAAGACTAAAGCATGTACTGCCTAGGAAACTTGCAACAGTTACTTGTCATAAATGTGGAGGAATGGGACATAACAAGAGAAGCTGCAAAGGCAAGACAGCTGCTGATAGAGCCATCCCAAAAGGGGTAAACAAGAAGAAGATTGCTGGTGGacagaagaagaaaacaaagccaaaTGAAGAGGAGATTGGAAACTCATCCCAAGCACCAATGGCTACACAACCATCTCAGCAGTAG